Proteins encoded in a region of the Psychromicrobium lacuslunae genome:
- a CDS encoding DUF3027 domain-containing protein: MPEQAKAAASKPARRHGVPVWRIGKPDTVLAAAVEVARQQILSIAKPEQLGAHLAVRSEGERVATHLFECTKPGYQGWQWFAVLARAPRAKLVTVSEVGLLPTDDSVLAPEWLPWSERVRPEDAAELAEELVEESAPHNEASETDAGADADAGLVDADQPSDPASADTTSTVPASTVTVQEESLETEQKLVAEGEVTAQLPPKRRRASRASSAVEAETEAAASEKPKRATRGTAKKKVKETETPTES; this comes from the coding sequence ATGCCTGAGCAAGCCAAGGCAGCGGCTAGCAAACCGGCCCGGCGTCATGGTGTGCCAGTTTGGCGGATCGGTAAGCCCGACACCGTGCTGGCGGCTGCCGTCGAGGTGGCGAGGCAACAGATCCTTTCTATTGCTAAGCCCGAGCAGCTGGGGGCTCACCTAGCGGTGCGTAGCGAAGGTGAGCGGGTAGCCACTCATCTTTTCGAGTGCACTAAACCCGGTTACCAGGGTTGGCAGTGGTTCGCTGTGTTGGCGCGTGCTCCGCGGGCGAAGCTGGTCACGGTCAGCGAGGTCGGTCTGCTGCCTACTGATGACTCGGTTTTGGCACCCGAGTGGTTGCCATGGTCAGAGCGGGTGCGCCCGGAGGACGCCGCAGAATTGGCCGAGGAATTAGTGGAGGAATCGGCTCCTCACAACGAAGCTTCCGAAACAGACGCTGGAGCCGACGCCGATGCTGGCTTGGTCGACGCAGACCAGCCGAGCGACCCAGCCTCAGCGGACACAACCTCAACTGTCCCAGCCTCAACTGTCACGGTGCAGGAGGAGTCGCTGGAAACTGAACAGAAGCTAGTTGCTGAGGGTGAAGTAACTGCTCAGTTGCCACCGAAGCGTCGTCGCGCTAGCCGTGCCAGCTCAGCTGTCGAAGCTGAGACCGAGGCAGCCGCGAGCGAGAAGCCTAAGCGGGCGACCCGCGGCACGGCTAAGAAAAAGGTCAAGGAAACCGAGACGCCCACCGAGTCCTAA
- the serC gene encoding phosphoserine transaminase has translation MTESSAFPRIPADLLPEDGRFGAGPSKTRPAQLAALVAADRTILGTSHRQSPVKNLVGSIRSGLADFFQAPDGYEVVLGVGGSTAFWDVASFGLVERKAQHLSFGEFGSKFAAATNKAPFLDASSIINSEPGSCPQPVAEPGVDVYAWPHNETSTGVAAKVARVAGDEGALTLIDATSAAGGLAVDIAETDVYYFAPQKNFASDGGLWLGLFSPAALERAARIEQSERWIPDFLNLQTAIDNSRLNQTYNTPSLSTLVTLNEQVRWLNEQGGLEFASARTADSASRIYAWAEASALATPFVSNPADRSNVIATIDFDDSVDAAAIAATLRANGIVDVEPYRKLGRNQLRIATFVSIEPSDVTALTRCIDFVIENS, from the coding sequence GTGACAGAATCCTCAGCATTCCCGCGCATTCCCGCCGATCTATTGCCCGAAGATGGTCGTTTCGGTGCCGGTCCGTCAAAGACTCGGCCTGCTCAGCTGGCTGCCCTGGTTGCCGCAGACCGTACCATTTTAGGCACCTCGCACCGACAGTCGCCGGTGAAGAATCTGGTCGGCAGCATCCGTTCCGGGCTCGCTGATTTCTTCCAGGCCCCGGACGGCTACGAAGTGGTCTTGGGCGTTGGCGGTTCGACCGCTTTCTGGGACGTGGCAAGCTTCGGCCTGGTAGAGCGTAAGGCTCAACACCTCAGCTTTGGCGAGTTCGGCTCGAAATTCGCCGCCGCTACCAACAAGGCACCGTTTTTGGACGCTTCCTCGATCATCAACTCCGAACCGGGAAGCTGCCCGCAGCCGGTCGCTGAACCAGGGGTTGATGTCTACGCCTGGCCACACAACGAAACCTCCACCGGGGTAGCCGCCAAAGTAGCCCGAGTAGCCGGCGATGAGGGCGCACTCACCCTCATTGACGCCACCTCAGCGGCTGGCGGTTTAGCTGTGGATATTGCCGAAACCGACGTTTATTACTTTGCCCCGCAGAAGAATTTCGCCTCCGACGGCGGGCTCTGGCTTGGCTTGTTCTCCCCCGCCGCGCTGGAGCGAGCGGCTCGAATCGAGCAAAGCGAACGTTGGATTCCGGACTTTTTGAATCTACAAACGGCCATTGATAATTCACGGCTCAACCAGACCTATAACACCCCTTCGTTGAGCACCCTGGTAACGCTTAACGAGCAGGTTCGCTGGCTCAATGAGCAGGGCGGCTTGGAGTTCGCGAGCGCTCGAACCGCGGACTCCGCGTCCCGCATCTATGCTTGGGCGGAAGCCTCGGCTCTGGCAACCCCCTTTGTGAGCAATCCGGCTGACCGTTCGAATGTGATCGCGACCATTGATTTCGACGACTCGGTGGATGCGGCTGCCATCGCTGCGACATTGCGTGCGAACGGCATTGTCGATGTCGAGCCTTATCGGAAACTGGGGCGTAACCAGCTGCGTATCGCTACCTTCGTCTCGATCGAACCGTCCGACGTCACGGCGCTCACCCGGTGCATCGATTTCGTGATTGAGAACAGCTAA